The Chaetodon auriga isolate fChaAug3 chromosome 22, fChaAug3.hap1, whole genome shotgun sequence genome contains a region encoding:
- the tnnt2c gene encoding troponin T2c, cardiac isoform X6 — translation MSDTEEIVEEYEQEEEEEEEESKPRHKTTYLPNIAPPKLPDGEKVDFDDLHRKRVEKDFNDLQTLIELHFSTRQKEEEELVALRNRIERRRSDRAEQQRVRAEQERQRQARLAEERARREEEAAKLRAEEEAKKKKIFTNKSFGGYLQKVDQKKGKKLTAREEKKKALMERRKPLNIDHLNQEKLAEKAQDLWQWLHQLHAEKFELAEKLKRQKYDIYVLRNRVSDHQRGSKASKTSRGAKGKSGSWK, via the exons ATGTCAGACACTGAGGAAATTGTGGAAGagtatgaacaggaggaggaggaggaggag GAGGAGTCCAAACCACGGCATAAGACAACTTATTTGCCAAATATCGCTCCTCCAAAGCTCCCTGATGGCGAGAAGGTGGATTTTGACGACCTGCACCGCAAGAGAGTTGAGAAGGATTTCAACGACCTCCAGACCCTGATCGAGCTGCATTTCTCCACCCgccagaaagaggaggaagagcttgTCGCGTTGCGAAACCGCATCGAACGCCGCCGGTCCgacagagcagaacagcagcGGGTCCGCGCCGAGCAGGAACGCCAACGCCAGGCGCGTCTGGCCGAGGAGAGGGCGAGGCGCGAGGAGGAGGCAGCCAAACTgcgagctgaggaggaggcgaagaagaagaagatattCACCAACAAGTCCTTCGGCGGCTACCTGCAGAAGGTGGACCAGAAGAAAGGCAAGAAGCTGACGGCacgagaggagaagaagaaggccCTGATGGAGCGCCGGAAGCCGCTCAACATCGACCACCTGAACCAGGAGAAGCTGGCGGAGAAGGCGCAGGACCTCTGGCAGTGGCTCCATCAGCTTCACGCCGAGAAGTTCGAGCTGGCCGAAAAGCTCAAGAGGCAGAAGTACGACATCTACGTGCTCCGCAACCGAGTCAGCGACCACCAGAGGGGCTCCAAAGCATCCAAGACCTCCCGCGGGGCCAAGGGCAAGTCTGGCTCCTGGAAGTAA
- the tnnt2c gene encoding troponin T2c, cardiac isoform X9, whose protein sequence is MSDTEEIVEDEHEEESKPRHKTTYLPNIAPPKLPDGEKVDFDDLHRKRVEKDFNDLQTLIELHFSTRQKEEEELVALRNRIERRRSDRAEQQRVRAEQERQRQARLAEERARREEEAAKLRAEEEAKKKKIFTNKSFGGYLQKVDQKKGKKLTAREEKKKALMERRKPLNIDHLNQEKLAEKAQDLWQWLHQLHAEKFELAEKLKRQKYDIYVLRNRVSDHQRGSKASKTSRGAKGKSGSWK, encoded by the exons ATGTCAGACACTGAGGAAATTGTGGAAGa tgagcacGAGGAGGAGTCCAAACCACGGCATAAGACAACTTATTTGCCAAATATCGCTCCTCCAAAGCTCCCTGATGGCGAGAAGGTGGATTTTGACGACCTGCACCGCAAGAGAGTTGAGAAGGATTTCAACGACCTCCAGACCCTGATCGAGCTGCATTTCTCCACCCgccagaaagaggaggaagagcttgTCGCGTTGCGAAACCGCATCGAACGCCGCCGGTCCgacagagcagaacagcagcGGGTCCGCGCCGAGCAGGAACGCCAACGCCAGGCGCGTCTGGCCGAGGAGAGGGCGAGGCGCGAGGAGGAGGCAGCCAAACTgcgagctgaggaggaggcgaagaagaagaagatattCACCAACAAGTCCTTCGGCGGCTACCTGCAGAAGGTGGACCAGAAGAAAGGCAAGAAGCTGACGGCacgagaggagaagaagaaggccCTGATGGAGCGCCGGAAGCCGCTCAACATCGACCACCTGAACCAGGAGAAGCTGGCGGAGAAGGCGCAGGACCTCTGGCAGTGGCTCCATCAGCTTCACGCCGAGAAGTTCGAGCTGGCCGAAAAGCTCAAGAGGCAGAAGTACGACATCTACGTGCTCCGCAACCGAGTCAGCGACCACCAGAGGGGCTCCAAAGCATCCAAGACCTCCCGCGGGGCCAAGGGCAAGTCTGGCTCCTGGAAGTAA
- the tnnt2c gene encoding troponin T2c, cardiac isoform X2: MSDTEEIVEEYEQEEEEEEVNEEEEEDEHEEESKPRHKTTYLPNIAPPKLPDGEKVDFDDLHRKRVEKDFNDLQTLIELHFSTRQKEEEELVALRNRIERRRSDRAEQQRVRAEQERQRQARLAEERARREEEAAKLRAEEEAKKKKIFTNKSFGGYLQKVDQKKGKKLTAREEKKKALMERRKPLNIDHLNQEKLAEKAQDLWQWLHQLHAEKFELAEKLKRQKYDIYVLRNRVSDHQRGSKASKTSRGAKGKSGSWK; encoded by the exons ATGTCAGACACTGAGGAAATTGTGGAAGagtatgaacaggaggaggaggaggaggaggtgaatgaggaggaagaagaaga tgagcacGAGGAGGAGTCCAAACCACGGCATAAGACAACTTATTTGCCAAATATCGCTCCTCCAAAGCTCCCTGATGGCGAGAAGGTGGATTTTGACGACCTGCACCGCAAGAGAGTTGAGAAGGATTTCAACGACCTCCAGACCCTGATCGAGCTGCATTTCTCCACCCgccagaaagaggaggaagagcttgTCGCGTTGCGAAACCGCATCGAACGCCGCCGGTCCgacagagcagaacagcagcGGGTCCGCGCCGAGCAGGAACGCCAACGCCAGGCGCGTCTGGCCGAGGAGAGGGCGAGGCGCGAGGAGGAGGCAGCCAAACTgcgagctgaggaggaggcgaagaagaagaagatattCACCAACAAGTCCTTCGGCGGCTACCTGCAGAAGGTGGACCAGAAGAAAGGCAAGAAGCTGACGGCacgagaggagaagaagaaggccCTGATGGAGCGCCGGAAGCCGCTCAACATCGACCACCTGAACCAGGAGAAGCTGGCGGAGAAGGCGCAGGACCTCTGGCAGTGGCTCCATCAGCTTCACGCCGAGAAGTTCGAGCTGGCCGAAAAGCTCAAGAGGCAGAAGTACGACATCTACGTGCTCCGCAACCGAGTCAGCGACCACCAGAGGGGCTCCAAAGCATCCAAGACCTCCCGCGGGGCCAAGGGCAAGTCTGGCTCCTGGAAGTAA
- the tnnt2c gene encoding troponin T2c, cardiac isoform X1 gives MSDTEEIVEEYEQEEEEEEVNEEEEEEFEEEEEKNDEEHAAESEHEEESKPRHKTTYLPNIAPPKLPDGEKVDFDDLHRKRVEKDFNDLQTLIELHFSTRQKEEEELVALRNRIERRRSDRAEQQRVRAEQERQRQARLAEERARREEEAAKLRAEEEAKKKKIFTNKSFGGYLQKVDQKKGKKLTAREEKKKALMERRKPLNIDHLNQEKLAEKAQDLWQWLHQLHAEKFELAEKLKRQKYDIYVLRNRVSDHQRGSKASKTSRGAKGKSGSWK, from the coding sequence ATGTCAGACACTGAGGAAATTGTGGAAGagtatgaacaggaggaggaggaggaggaggtgaatgaggaggaagaagaagagtttgaagaggaggaggagaagaatgaTGAAGAGCAtgcagcagagagtgagcacGAGGAGGAGTCCAAACCACGGCATAAGACAACTTATTTGCCAAATATCGCTCCTCCAAAGCTCCCTGATGGCGAGAAGGTGGATTTTGACGACCTGCACCGCAAGAGAGTTGAGAAGGATTTCAACGACCTCCAGACCCTGATCGAGCTGCATTTCTCCACCCgccagaaagaggaggaagagcttgTCGCGTTGCGAAACCGCATCGAACGCCGCCGGTCCgacagagcagaacagcagcGGGTCCGCGCCGAGCAGGAACGCCAACGCCAGGCGCGTCTGGCCGAGGAGAGGGCGAGGCGCGAGGAGGAGGCAGCCAAACTgcgagctgaggaggaggcgaagaagaagaagatattCACCAACAAGTCCTTCGGCGGCTACCTGCAGAAGGTGGACCAGAAGAAAGGCAAGAAGCTGACGGCacgagaggagaagaagaaggccCTGATGGAGCGCCGGAAGCCGCTCAACATCGACCACCTGAACCAGGAGAAGCTGGCGGAGAAGGCGCAGGACCTCTGGCAGTGGCTCCATCAGCTTCACGCCGAGAAGTTCGAGCTGGCCGAAAAGCTCAAGAGGCAGAAGTACGACATCTACGTGCTCCGCAACCGAGTCAGCGACCACCAGAGGGGCTCCAAAGCATCCAAGACCTCCCGCGGGGCCAAGGGCAAGTCTGGCTCCTGGAAGTAA
- the tnnt2c gene encoding troponin T2c, cardiac isoform X7, whose product MSDTEEIVEEYEQEEEEEEESKPRHKTTYLPNIAPPKLPDGEKVDFDDLHRKRVEKDFNDLQTLIELHFSTRQKEEEELVALRNRIERRRSDRAEQQRVRAEQERQRQARLAEERARREEEAAKLRAEEEAKKKKIFTNKSFGGYLQKVDQKKGKKLTAREEKKKALMERRKPLNIDHLNQEKLAEKAQDLWQWLHQLHAEKFELAEKLKRQKYDIYVLRNRVSDHQRGSKASKTSRGAKGKSGSWK is encoded by the exons ATGTCAGACACTGAGGAAATTGTGGAAGagtatgaacaggaggaggaggaggaggag GAGTCCAAACCACGGCATAAGACAACTTATTTGCCAAATATCGCTCCTCCAAAGCTCCCTGATGGCGAGAAGGTGGATTTTGACGACCTGCACCGCAAGAGAGTTGAGAAGGATTTCAACGACCTCCAGACCCTGATCGAGCTGCATTTCTCCACCCgccagaaagaggaggaagagcttgTCGCGTTGCGAAACCGCATCGAACGCCGCCGGTCCgacagagcagaacagcagcGGGTCCGCGCCGAGCAGGAACGCCAACGCCAGGCGCGTCTGGCCGAGGAGAGGGCGAGGCGCGAGGAGGAGGCAGCCAAACTgcgagctgaggaggaggcgaagaagaagaagatattCACCAACAAGTCCTTCGGCGGCTACCTGCAGAAGGTGGACCAGAAGAAAGGCAAGAAGCTGACGGCacgagaggagaagaagaaggccCTGATGGAGCGCCGGAAGCCGCTCAACATCGACCACCTGAACCAGGAGAAGCTGGCGGAGAAGGCGCAGGACCTCTGGCAGTGGCTCCATCAGCTTCACGCCGAGAAGTTCGAGCTGGCCGAAAAGCTCAAGAGGCAGAAGTACGACATCTACGTGCTCCGCAACCGAGTCAGCGACCACCAGAGGGGCTCCAAAGCATCCAAGACCTCCCGCGGGGCCAAGGGCAAGTCTGGCTCCTGGAAGTAA
- the tnnt2c gene encoding troponin T2c, cardiac isoform X8 — protein MSDTEEIVEEYEQEEEEEESKPRHKTTYLPNIAPPKLPDGEKVDFDDLHRKRVEKDFNDLQTLIELHFSTRQKEEEELVALRNRIERRRSDRAEQQRVRAEQERQRQARLAEERARREEEAAKLRAEEEAKKKKIFTNKSFGGYLQKVDQKKGKKLTAREEKKKALMERRKPLNIDHLNQEKLAEKAQDLWQWLHQLHAEKFELAEKLKRQKYDIYVLRNRVSDHQRGSKASKTSRGAKGKSGSWK, from the exons ATGTCAGACACTGAGGAAATTGTGGAAGagtatgaacaggaggaggaggaggaggag TCCAAACCACGGCATAAGACAACTTATTTGCCAAATATCGCTCCTCCAAAGCTCCCTGATGGCGAGAAGGTGGATTTTGACGACCTGCACCGCAAGAGAGTTGAGAAGGATTTCAACGACCTCCAGACCCTGATCGAGCTGCATTTCTCCACCCgccagaaagaggaggaagagcttgTCGCGTTGCGAAACCGCATCGAACGCCGCCGGTCCgacagagcagaacagcagcGGGTCCGCGCCGAGCAGGAACGCCAACGCCAGGCGCGTCTGGCCGAGGAGAGGGCGAGGCGCGAGGAGGAGGCAGCCAAACTgcgagctgaggaggaggcgaagaagaagaagatattCACCAACAAGTCCTTCGGCGGCTACCTGCAGAAGGTGGACCAGAAGAAAGGCAAGAAGCTGACGGCacgagaggagaagaagaaggccCTGATGGAGCGCCGGAAGCCGCTCAACATCGACCACCTGAACCAGGAGAAGCTGGCGGAGAAGGCGCAGGACCTCTGGCAGTGGCTCCATCAGCTTCACGCCGAGAAGTTCGAGCTGGCCGAAAAGCTCAAGAGGCAGAAGTACGACATCTACGTGCTCCGCAACCGAGTCAGCGACCACCAGAGGGGCTCCAAAGCATCCAAGACCTCCCGCGGGGCCAAGGGCAAGTCTGGCTCCTGGAAGTAA
- the tnnt2c gene encoding troponin T2c, cardiac isoform X5, which produces MSDTEEIVEEYEQEEEEEEHEEESKPRHKTTYLPNIAPPKLPDGEKVDFDDLHRKRVEKDFNDLQTLIELHFSTRQKEEEELVALRNRIERRRSDRAEQQRVRAEQERQRQARLAEERARREEEAAKLRAEEEAKKKKIFTNKSFGGYLQKVDQKKGKKLTAREEKKKALMERRKPLNIDHLNQEKLAEKAQDLWQWLHQLHAEKFELAEKLKRQKYDIYVLRNRVSDHQRGSKASKTSRGAKGKSGSWK; this is translated from the exons ATGTCAGACACTGAGGAAATTGTGGAAGagtatgaacaggaggaggaggaggaggag cacGAGGAGGAGTCCAAACCACGGCATAAGACAACTTATTTGCCAAATATCGCTCCTCCAAAGCTCCCTGATGGCGAGAAGGTGGATTTTGACGACCTGCACCGCAAGAGAGTTGAGAAGGATTTCAACGACCTCCAGACCCTGATCGAGCTGCATTTCTCCACCCgccagaaagaggaggaagagcttgTCGCGTTGCGAAACCGCATCGAACGCCGCCGGTCCgacagagcagaacagcagcGGGTCCGCGCCGAGCAGGAACGCCAACGCCAGGCGCGTCTGGCCGAGGAGAGGGCGAGGCGCGAGGAGGAGGCAGCCAAACTgcgagctgaggaggaggcgaagaagaagaagatattCACCAACAAGTCCTTCGGCGGCTACCTGCAGAAGGTGGACCAGAAGAAAGGCAAGAAGCTGACGGCacgagaggagaagaagaaggccCTGATGGAGCGCCGGAAGCCGCTCAACATCGACCACCTGAACCAGGAGAAGCTGGCGGAGAAGGCGCAGGACCTCTGGCAGTGGCTCCATCAGCTTCACGCCGAGAAGTTCGAGCTGGCCGAAAAGCTCAAGAGGCAGAAGTACGACATCTACGTGCTCCGCAACCGAGTCAGCGACCACCAGAGGGGCTCCAAAGCATCCAAGACCTCCCGCGGGGCCAAGGGCAAGTCTGGCTCCTGGAAGTAA
- the tnnt2c gene encoding troponin T2c, cardiac isoform X4, with protein sequence MSDTEEIVEEYEQEEEEEESEHEEESKPRHKTTYLPNIAPPKLPDGEKVDFDDLHRKRVEKDFNDLQTLIELHFSTRQKEEEELVALRNRIERRRSDRAEQQRVRAEQERQRQARLAEERARREEEAAKLRAEEEAKKKKIFTNKSFGGYLQKVDQKKGKKLTAREEKKKALMERRKPLNIDHLNQEKLAEKAQDLWQWLHQLHAEKFELAEKLKRQKYDIYVLRNRVSDHQRGSKASKTSRGAKGKSGSWK encoded by the exons ATGTCAGACACTGAGGAAATTGTGGAAGagtatgaacaggaggaggaggaggaggag agtgagcacGAGGAGGAGTCCAAACCACGGCATAAGACAACTTATTTGCCAAATATCGCTCCTCCAAAGCTCCCTGATGGCGAGAAGGTGGATTTTGACGACCTGCACCGCAAGAGAGTTGAGAAGGATTTCAACGACCTCCAGACCCTGATCGAGCTGCATTTCTCCACCCgccagaaagaggaggaagagcttgTCGCGTTGCGAAACCGCATCGAACGCCGCCGGTCCgacagagcagaacagcagcGGGTCCGCGCCGAGCAGGAACGCCAACGCCAGGCGCGTCTGGCCGAGGAGAGGGCGAGGCGCGAGGAGGAGGCAGCCAAACTgcgagctgaggaggaggcgaagaagaagaagatattCACCAACAAGTCCTTCGGCGGCTACCTGCAGAAGGTGGACCAGAAGAAAGGCAAGAAGCTGACGGCacgagaggagaagaagaaggccCTGATGGAGCGCCGGAAGCCGCTCAACATCGACCACCTGAACCAGGAGAAGCTGGCGGAGAAGGCGCAGGACCTCTGGCAGTGGCTCCATCAGCTTCACGCCGAGAAGTTCGAGCTGGCCGAAAAGCTCAAGAGGCAGAAGTACGACATCTACGTGCTCCGCAACCGAGTCAGCGACCACCAGAGGGGCTCCAAAGCATCCAAGACCTCCCGCGGGGCCAAGGGCAAGTCTGGCTCCTGGAAGTAA
- the tnnt2c gene encoding troponin T2c, cardiac isoform X3 has product MSDTEEIVEEYEQEEEEEEHAAESEHEEESKPRHKTTYLPNIAPPKLPDGEKVDFDDLHRKRVEKDFNDLQTLIELHFSTRQKEEEELVALRNRIERRRSDRAEQQRVRAEQERQRQARLAEERARREEEAAKLRAEEEAKKKKIFTNKSFGGYLQKVDQKKGKKLTAREEKKKALMERRKPLNIDHLNQEKLAEKAQDLWQWLHQLHAEKFELAEKLKRQKYDIYVLRNRVSDHQRGSKASKTSRGAKGKSGSWK; this is encoded by the exons ATGTCAGACACTGAGGAAATTGTGGAAGagtatgaacaggaggaggaggaggaggag CAtgcagcagagagtgagcacGAGGAGGAGTCCAAACCACGGCATAAGACAACTTATTTGCCAAATATCGCTCCTCCAAAGCTCCCTGATGGCGAGAAGGTGGATTTTGACGACCTGCACCGCAAGAGAGTTGAGAAGGATTTCAACGACCTCCAGACCCTGATCGAGCTGCATTTCTCCACCCgccagaaagaggaggaagagcttgTCGCGTTGCGAAACCGCATCGAACGCCGCCGGTCCgacagagcagaacagcagcGGGTCCGCGCCGAGCAGGAACGCCAACGCCAGGCGCGTCTGGCCGAGGAGAGGGCGAGGCGCGAGGAGGAGGCAGCCAAACTgcgagctgaggaggaggcgaagaagaagaagatattCACCAACAAGTCCTTCGGCGGCTACCTGCAGAAGGTGGACCAGAAGAAAGGCAAGAAGCTGACGGCacgagaggagaagaagaaggccCTGATGGAGCGCCGGAAGCCGCTCAACATCGACCACCTGAACCAGGAGAAGCTGGCGGAGAAGGCGCAGGACCTCTGGCAGTGGCTCCATCAGCTTCACGCCGAGAAGTTCGAGCTGGCCGAAAAGCTCAAGAGGCAGAAGTACGACATCTACGTGCTCCGCAACCGAGTCAGCGACCACCAGAGGGGCTCCAAAGCATCCAAGACCTCCCGCGGGGCCAAGGGCAAGTCTGGCTCCTGGAAGTAA
- the tnnt2c gene encoding troponin T2c, cardiac isoform X10, which translates to MSDTEEIVEEYEQEEEEEEVNEEEEEEFEEEEEKNDEEHAAESEHEEESKPRHKTTYLPNIAPPKLPDGEKVDFDERRRSDRAEQQRVRAEQERQRQARLAEERARREEEAAKLRAEEEAKKKKIFTNKSFGGYLQKVDQKKGKKLTAREEKKKALMERRKPLNIDHLNQEKLAEKAQDLWQWLHQLHAEKFELAEKLKRQKYDIYVLRNRVSDHQRGSKASKTSRGAKGKSGSWK; encoded by the exons ATGTCAGACACTGAGGAAATTGTGGAAGagtatgaacaggaggaggaggaggaggaggtgaatgaggaggaagaagaagagtttgaagaggaggaggagaagaatgaTGAAGAGCAtgcagcagagagtgagcacGAGGAGGAGTCCAAACCACGGCATAAGACAACTTATTTGCCAAATATCGCTCCTCCAAAGCTCCCTGATGGCGAGAAGGTGGATTTTGA CGAACGCCGCCGGTCCgacagagcagaacagcagcGGGTCCGCGCCGAGCAGGAACGCCAACGCCAGGCGCGTCTGGCCGAGGAGAGGGCGAGGCGCGAGGAGGAGGCAGCCAAACTgcgagctgaggaggaggcgaagaagaagaagatattCACCAACAAGTCCTTCGGCGGCTACCTGCAGAAGGTGGACCAGAAGAAAGGCAAGAAGCTGACGGCacgagaggagaagaagaaggccCTGATGGAGCGCCGGAAGCCGCTCAACATCGACCACCTGAACCAGGAGAAGCTGGCGGAGAAGGCGCAGGACCTCTGGCAGTGGCTCCATCAGCTTCACGCCGAGAAGTTCGAGCTGGCCGAAAAGCTCAAGAGGCAGAAGTACGACATCTACGTGCTCCGCAACCGAGTCAGCGACCACCAGAGGGGCTCCAAAGCATCCAAGACCTCCCGCGGGGCCAAGGGCAAGTCTGGCTCCTGGAAGTAA